The region GTACCACTTTAATCGGCGAACAGCCGAACCCTTGGGACCTTCTTCAGCCCCAGGATGTGATGAGCCGACATCGAGGTGCCAAACCCTATCGTCGATGTGAACTCTCGGATAGGATCAGCCTGTTATCCCTAGAGTAGCTTTTATCCGCTGAGCGATGGCCCTTCCACACAGAACCACCGGATCACTTTGTCCTGCTTTCGCACCTGCTCGACGTGTATGTCTCGCAGTTAAGCACCCTTATGCCAATGCACTCATTAGCGCGATTGCTGACCGCGCTGAGGGTACCTTAGAGCGCCTCCGTTACTCTTTTGGAGGCGACCGCCCCAGTCAAACTACCCGCCAGACAGTGTTCTGCACCAGGTTTCACTGGATACAGTTAGATTTTCAATAAAACAAGGGTGGTATTTCAACGACGACTCCGCCTTGGCTGGCGCCAAAGCCTCAAAGTCTCCCACCTATCCTACACATGTTCAACCAAGAATCAATGTCAAGGTATAGTAAAGCTTCATAGGGTCTTTCCGTCCCACTGCAGGTAAGCGGCATCTTCACCGCTACTACATTTTCGCCGAGCTGCCCCAAGAGACAGTTCCCAGATCGTTACGCCATTCGTGCAGGTCAGAATTTACCTGACAAGGAATTTCGCTACCTTAGGACCGTTATAGTTACGGCCGCCGTTTACTGGGGCTTCGGTTGACTGCTTCCTCGCTTGCGCGACTGACAGCTCCCCTTAACCTTCCAGCACCGGGCAGGCGTCAGACCCTATACATCCACTTTCGTGTTAGCAGAGTCCTGTGTTTTTGTTAAACAGTCGCCTGGGACTATTTACTGCGGCCCCTTCACGCTTACGGGAACGAATCCCTTAACGCGGAGGGGCACCCCTTCTCCCGAAGTTACGGGGTGAGTTGGCCGAGTTCCTTTTGAGGCAATATCTCGAGGGCCTTGGGATGTTCTCCCCATCTACCAGAGTCGGTTTGCGGTACGGGCAGCCAATGTTCTCCTTAGAAGCTTTTCCTGGCAGCGTAGAATCAGTAACTTCTCCTTCTTACGAAGGATCCCCATCACACTTCGGGCTAACGTTATCCGGATTTGCCTGGATAACACCCTGAATGCTTGGACCTGAATCCAATAACAGGCCTACCTATCTTTCTGCGTCACTCCATCGTGATAACGAACATTAGCTGGTAGCAGAATATTAACTGCTTGTTCATCGCCTACGCCTTTCGGCCTGGACTTAGATCCCGACTAACCCTGAGCGGATTAACCTAGCTCGAGGAAACCTTAGATTTACGGCCTATAGGTTTTTCACCTAAATTTACGCTACTCGTGCCGGCATTTTCACTTCCAGTTCGTCGACGAGTCCTTCCGGTCTCGCTTCAACCTACACTGGAACGCTCCCCTACCAATTTTTCAATTCCATAGCTTCGGTGACCGCTTTGAGCCCCGTTATATTGTCGGCGCAGAATCACTTGACTAGTGAGCTATTACGCACTCTTTAAATGATGGCTGCTTCTAAGCCAACATCCTAGCTGTCTGAGTAATTCCACATCCTTTTCCACTTAAGCGGTACTTAAGGACCTTAGCTGATGGTCTGGGCTGTTTCCCTTTTGAACGTGAAGCTTAGCCCACACGTTCTGACTCCCATGATTCATTTAACGGTATTCGGAGTTTAATTAGGTTTGGTAACGAGGTTATCGCCCCTAGCCTATTTAGTGCTCTACCCCCGTTAAACACACATGAGGCTAGCCCTAGAGCTATTTCGAGGAGAACCAGCTATCACCAGGTTCGATTAGCTTTTCACTCCTAAACGCAGTTCATCCGAGGTTTTTGCAACAACCACCAGTTCGGACCTCCATTCTGTGTTACCAGAATTTCATCCTGACCACGCTTAGATCACCTGGCTTCGGGTCTAATTATTGCGACTGAGCGCACTTTCATACTCGCTTTCGCTACGGCTCCGTTCCGCGAGGAACTTAACCTTGCCACAACAATTAACTCGCCGGCTCATTAAGCAAAAGGCACAAGGGCAGACTGTATATCCATTTATGAACCGAAGCCCATAAACAAACATACATAGTCCTTCCTTCGCTTGTAAGCACACAGTTTCAGGTACTATTTCACTCCCCTAAAAGGGGTACTTTTCAACGTTCCCTCACGGTACTGGTTCACTATCGGTTGTCAGGTAGTATTTAGCCTTGGCCGGTGGTCCGGCCGGATTCCCACAAGATTTCTCGTGTCCCGTGGTACTCAGGAAAAGTCTTAGAGGTCTTCTTCTTTTTTCTACAGGGCTTTCACCTTCTGTGGCCGACCCTTCCAGCATCGTTCGAATAGAAGAAAACTTTGTAACTCTATGGAGCGTTAGCAGTCACTCCGGAACCTTCCTACAACACCGCGTTTGCAACGCCTGCAAGCTTGACACAAGCACGGTTTGGGCTGTTTCCCGTTCGCTCGCCACTACTAGGGAAATCAATTTCTTTTTCTCTTCCTCCGGGTACTGAGATGTTTCACTTCCCCGGGTTCGCGTCCTTAACCTATGTATTCAGTTAAGGATTACAGGGTATTAGCCTGTAAGGTTACCCCATTCGGAAATCTTCGGCTCAAAGGTTATTGGCACCTAACCGAAGCATATCGCAGCCTGTCACGTCCTTCATCGCCTCCTGACACCAAGTCATCCCCTGTGTGCCCTTAGTAGCTTGACCACATTACAATGTCTTAGCGCTATATATTTCTCAGCGTAATTAATTTTATTACCTGCATCTCTGATACTTACTCTTTCAATGAGCGTTAAACCGGCTTATAAGGCCGGTACCCGAAAACGTGCATTAGTGCGCGTTTACGGTTACCGGCTATTGGCAATCTTTATTCTGTCATCCGAATTAAATTTTTTGGTGGAGATGACAGGGATCGAACCTGCGACGTCCTGGTTGCAAACCAGGTGCTCTCCCAGCTGAGCTACATCCCCACACTTTAAGAGCAGACAGCACTATAACATGCTGCCCGTAATTTTAATTCGCAATTCGAATCCGGCCGAGTTTCTCAGTTACCCACCAACATGAAAAATGGTGGGCCTTGATGGACTCGAACCATCGACCCCTGCGTTATCAACACAGTGCTCTAACCAACTGAGCTAAAGGCCCAGATTGCGTTTAGCCTATATTATTATAGATAGATTGAGTTCGCCGTAGCAGATTCTTAACAACACCAATTTTTTAAAAAATACTCCTTAGAAAGGAGGTGATCCAGCCGCACCTTCCGGTACGACTACCTTGTTACGACTTCGCTCCAATCATTGCTCATACCTTAGCCTCCTATCTCCTTGCGGTTGAATCAGAGTTTTCTGGTACAAACAACTTTCGTAGCGTGACGGGCGGTGTGTACAAGGCCCGGGAACGTATTCACCGCGGTGTAGCTGACCCGCGATTACTAGTGATTCCAGCTTCATACAGTCGAGTTGCAGACTGTAATCCGAACTGAGGCAGACTTTTTGGGATTGGCTCCATCTCGCGATTTTGCGACCCTTTGTATCTGCCATTGTAGCACGTGTGTAGCCCTGGACATAAGGGCCATGATGATTTGACGTCATCCCCTCCTTCCTCCCGGTTATCCCGGGCAGTCTCGCTAGAGTTCCCGGCATTACCCGCTGGCAACTAGCAATAGGGGTTGCGCTCGTTAGAGGACTAAACCCAACACCTCACGGCACGAGCTGACGACAACCATGCAACACCTGTTCAAATGTCTACCCTTGCGGGCAGAAAGCTAAGCTTTCACAAAGCGATCATAAGAATGTCAAGCCCAGGTAAGGTTCTTCGCGTAGCGTCGAATTAAACCACATGCTCCACCACTTGTGCGGACCCCCGTCAATTTCTTTGAGTTTCAACCTTGCGGCCGTAGTTCCCAGGCGGTACATTTAATGCGTTAGCGTCGGCACGGAAGAAATGAATCTCCCACACCTAATGTACACCGTTTACAGCTAGGACTACCAGGGTATCTAATCCTGTTTGCTCCCCTAGCTTTCGCTCCTCAGTGTCAGTTGCAGGCCAGAAAACCGCCTTCGCCACAGGTGTTCTTTCCGATATCTACGCATTTCACCGCTACACCGGAAATTCCATTTTCCCTTCCTGCACTCAAGCCATACAGTATCAGAAGCAATTGTTCTGTTGAGCAGAACGATTTCACAACTGACTTATATGGCCACCTACAAGCCCTTTACGCCCAGTAAATCCGGACAACGTTCGCTACCTCTGTATTACCGCGGCTGCTGGCACAGAGTTAGCCGTAGCTTCTTCCTTCGGTACCGTCAAATTTCAGCAATATTAGTGCTGAAACCTTATTCCCAAACGAAAGAGGTTTACAATCCGAAGACCTTCATCCCTCACGCGGCGTCGCTCCATCACCCTTGCGGGCATTGTGGAAAATTCCCTACTGCTGCCTCCCGTAGGAGTCTGGACCGTGTCGCAGTTCCAGTGTGGCCGATCGCCCTCTCAGGCCGGCTACCCGTTGCAGCCTTGGTAGGCCATTACCCTACCAACTAGCTGATGGGACATAGGCCAATCTTAAAGCGACAGCTTATAAATAGAGGCCGCCCTTTAATTGCAGAACCTTGAGATCCCGCAATCACATCCGGTATTAGCTATCCTTTCGGATAGTTGTCCCCGTCTTTAAGGTATGTTACCTATGCATTACTCACCCGTTTGCCACTGAACACTTAACATTGCTGCTAAGTATCCCGTTCGACTTGCATGTATTAGGCACGCCGCCAACGTTAGTCCTGAGCCAGAATCAAACTCTCCAATGAACTATTGATTCTGCTTACAGGCGAAACTCAATCTATTCTATAGTAATCTGGTAAAGAACAGACAAAAATATCCTGTTCAAGGGACATTTGTGTTTTTTGCTTTCAGATGAAATTTTGAAATTCATTCTGATTATCTGCGTATCCGGAAAAACCTTTTTATTCAAAAGATTTTTGCGGACACGCAAAAAACGGCGCAAACTATCCCTGTCACACTTTATGTGCTTTTTAAGAACTTGCTCTGTAGTTTTGCTTAACTGCTAGCTACATTCAAACTTTACCAAAAACAACTTCGTTTGTCAACAAAAATTTTAAATTATTTTTAATTTATTTTTTGCCGCTTTAACAAGCCTGTTTTTAATTTTCGTCTGCGGTACTTTTCTTTTCACCGCGCTGCTCTTAATTCTTTTTTAAAGAACGTGTTGTTTCTCTTTCATCAACGTGAGAGTGATAATATCAAATTTACAAATACTTGTCAACAAAAAAAACAAATTATTTTCATTTATTTTTATATGCCCATTTCTCGCATATTACGCAGCAATAACAGCATTATTTGATAATAATCATATGTGTTATATATTTTGCATATAACTTATATTTAGAATAACTTTTTATTTTGATTTACGCAAAAGAATATCTATCCGTATATTGCCGCTTTAATGACAAGTATGCCAAATTTAATTATCGCGGAATTTCAGAACAAACCCGCTTATTTTAAAGGTTTTTATTTTGTTTTGATTAATTATTAAAATCAAGTATAAAACAGGGTTTGGATATATTTTTTTCAGATGCACCGCTCAAAAAACTTTATATCTGCCTATCCGGATGTATTACCACAGCGGCATATTTGTATGCGCTGCAAGCTCCCGATAGCTAATGACGTTAACCTCTCCAATGATTTCAAGTTTGTTTACATGCAAGAATACCAATTTGCGGTGCTTCTGAAAAAATATACCCAAACCCTGTAATATTATAATAAATATAAAAACCCGTATTTATCAATTAAATTAAGGGGGTTCTGACCGGCTATTAATAAAAAAAGCCGCGGATTTTAATCCGCGGCTTTGGGATATATTTTTTCTTACATTCTTTTATAAAACTCTTCCACATTCTTCAGGTAATAATCAACATTAAAAATACCCTCAATTTCAGCTTTTGACATCTTTGAAACCACTTTTTCATCATTTAAAAGCTTTGTTTTAAAATCTTCCGGATCTCCGGCCCATATTTTCATGGCGTTTGTCTGAACTATCTTATAGGCGTCTTCCCTTGATATACCCTTGGAAATAAGGGTTAACAGCACCTGCTGGCTGAAAACAAGGCCCTTTAAATGGTTCATATTGCGTATCATATTCTTTGGAAAGACACTTAAATTTTCAATAATCCAGGTGCATTTAGACAGCATGTAATCCATAAGAATAAAGCTGTCCGGTACGGCAATTCTTTCAACAGAGCTGTGCGAAATATCGCGTTCGTGCCAAAGCGCTATGTTTTCCATTGCCGCAAGCGCGTTAGTCCTTACTATTCTTGCAAGTCCGGACAGATTTTCACATACCACAGGGTTTCTTTTATGCGGCATAGCGGAACTGCCCTTTTGCCCTTTTGCGAATGGTTCTTCTGTCTCTAAAATCTCGCTGTGCTGCATTAACCTTAAATTTACGGTTATTTTTTCAATAGATGCCGCGGCAACAGCCATGGCATTCATTAAAGCCGCGTATCTGTCGCGCTGAATTATCTGATTTGCTATTTCCGCCCTTTTTAAACCCACTCTTGTAAGCGCGTCAAGTTCAATTGCCGGGTCTATATTGGCGTAATTGCCCACAGCACCGGATATTTTTCCCACGCGGATTTCTTCTTTTGCGGCAATAAGCCTTTCTAAATTTCTTTTTCCTTCAAAGTACCATATAAGCACTTTAAGCCCGAATGTAATCGGTTCAGCGTGAATATTGTGCGACCTGCCTATCATTACCGTATATTTGTGTTTTACCGCAAGTTTTTTTAAGGCCGCTGTAAGTTTTTTCTGCCCTTCTATTATAATGTCACACGCCTTTACCATTCTTAATGCCATCGCGGAATCCACAAGGTCAGACGAAGTCATGCCCATATGCACGTAACGCGAAGAAGCACCCACGTGTTTTGACACAGATGTCAAAAACGCAATTACATCGTGCCTTACCACAGCTTCTATTTTTTCAATCTGTTTCACATTATACGCGGCATTCTTTTTTATACTGGCCATATCTTTTTTTGGTATTTTTCCCTTTTTTGCCCAGGCCTGACACACCGCAACTTCAACATCAAGCCAGGACTGATACTTTGCGTCTTCTGTCCAAAGCTTGCCCATTTCCGGCCTTGTATAACGCGCTATCATATTATTATTACCTCCTGATATTAAAAAACCCCGCCTTATTCAGGCGGGGTTTTTACTTCTTATTTAAGGCCTTCTTTTGCCACAACTTCAGCAATCTGAACCGCGTTTAACGCGGCGCCTTTTCTTAACTGGTCGCCCACAACCCAAAGGTTAATGCCTTTGTCTATGGAGAAGTCTTCCCTTATGCGGCCCACGTAAACATCGTCTTTCCCGGATACAAAAAGCGGCATAGGATATTTTTTATTGTGAATATCATCCTGCACGGTAACTCCCTGTGCTTTTTCAAGAAGTTCGCGCGCTTCTTTTGCCGTAAGCTTAATTTCTGTTTCAATGTTTACTGACTCTGAATGCGAACGCAGGCACGGTACACGCACCGTGGTTGCTGTTATCTGCATATCCGGCGCGTGCATTATTTTGCGTGTTTCGTTTACCATTTTCATTTCTTCTTTTGTATAGCCGTCCTCATAGAACACATCAATGTGCGGAATAAGGTTGAACAGTATCTGGTAAGCAAATTTATCCACTTTAATTTCTTTTCCTGCCGCCCAGTCTTTTGTCTGCTGTTCAAGCTCCATCATTCCTTTTGCGCCGGCGCCTGACGTTGCCTGATAAGTTGAAACCACAATCCTTTTTATCTTTGCCTTGTCATGAATAGGCTTGATTGGAACAAGCATAATAATGGTGGAACAGTTAGGATTGGCAATAATACCTTTGTTCAGCCTGATATCTTCCGGGTTTACTTCCGGCACTACAAGAGGCACATCGTCATCCATTCTGAAAGCGGAACTGTTGTCAATTATAAGCGCCTTTGCATCCAGTATGTGTTTAACGTACTCTTTGCTGACAGACGCGCCCGCCGACGCAAGGACAATATCAACGCCCTTAAATGAATCAGGGCTTAAAACCTCAATTTCCACATCCCTGCCCTGATACTGCATTTTTTTGCCTTTTGAACGCTCTGATGCCAGAAACTTTATATCTTTTACCGGAAACTTTCTTTCTTCAAGAATGTCCCTCATTATCTCGCCGACAGCGCCGGTGGCGCCCATAATGGCCACATTATATTGTTTGCTCATCTGCCTTCTCCTTATATATTAATTTATTTTATTTAACAAGTGACGCTACAAAATCACCCATTTCTTTTGTTCCCATTCCCATTCTTCCGGCAGACATGCTTTTAATTTTACCGGAAGCAAGCGCTGCGGTTACCGCGTTGTCAATTGACTTTGCCATCTTTGTTTCGCCAAGCGTATCCATCATCATCGCGCCCGCGTTTATTGCCGCAAGCGGATTGATAACGTTCTTGCCGGTATACTTTGGCGCTGAACCGCCGATAGGTTCAAACATTGAAACGCCTTCCGGATTGATGTTTCCGCCGGCTGCTATTCCCATGCCGCCCTGAATCATGGCGCCAAGGTCAGTGATGATATCGCCGAACAGGTTTTCTGTCACTATAACATCAAAAAATTCCGGATTCTTTACAAACCACATTGTGGTCGCGTCCACGTGCGCGTAATCCTGCTTGATTCCCTTATAATATTTGTCGCCCATTTCTTTGTGCGCCCTTACCCACAGGTCGCCGCAGTGTGTTAATACATTGTTTTTATGTACAAGCGTAAGCATTTTCTTTTTGCTGTTTCTCTTTTTTGTGAACTCATAAGCATACTTTAAACAGCGGTCAACTACCGGCCTTGTATAAACCATAACCTGTGTGGCAACTTCGTTCTGCGTTCCTTTTTGCGCCACTCCGCCCATTCCCGTGTATATGCCGCCTGAATTTTCCCTGATTACAACAAAATCAATGTGTTCCGGCCCTTTATCTTTAAGCGGAGTGTCCACATTTGGATAAAGTTTTACCGGCCTTAAGTTAATGTACTGGTCAAGGGCAAAACGTAATTTTAAAAGTATGCCAAGTTCCAGTATTCCCGGTTTTACGTCCGGATGGCCTATGGCGCCAAGATAAATGGCGTCTGATTTCTTTAATTCTTCTATCGCTGAATCGGGCAGTGTTTCCCCCGTCTTTTTATATCTTTCCCCGCCAAAATCATACTTCTCTAAATTTAATTTTACCCCGTACTTTGCTCCGGCAACTTTTAATACCTTTAATCCCTCCGCTAAAACTTCAGGTCCTGTTCCGTCTCCCGGCATTAAAGCTATGTTGTACGACTTTGACTTGGCCATTCTGATTCTCCTTTTAATTTTTTCAGTTTTATCTGATTTTTAACTTCTTATTTAATCTTATACTTTGTCTTAGCGTACTTTAAAAGCCCGCCCGCTTCCACAAGTTCCTGCATAAAAGGCGGAATGGGTTTTACTTTGTATGTTTCGTTTTTTGTAATGTTTTTAATTATGCCCTTGGCCGCGTCTATTTCCACGGTATCGCCCTCGGCAATCTTTGCGGACGCTTCTTCAGATTCAAATATGGGCAGGCCGATATTAAATGAATTTCTGTAAAAAATCCTGGCAAAATCCTTTGCTATAACGCATGACACGCCGACAGCTTTAATGGCAACAGGCGCGTGTTCGCGCGAGCTTCCGCAGCCGAAATTTTTTCCCGCCACGATTATATCGCCCTTGCCTACCTTGCCCGCAAAAGTTTTATCCGCGTCTTCCATGCAGTGCTTTGCAAGTTCCACAGGGTCGGATGTATTTAAATACCTTGCAGGAATTATAAGATCCGTATCAACGTCATCCTTAAACTTCCATACTTTCCCTTTTATATTCATGTTATCCTCCGTTATTTTTTAATCTCATCAGGTGTGCCTATCCTGCCAAGGATGGCCGATGCTGCAGCTACTGCCGGTGAAGAAAGGTATACCGATGATTCCGTATGACCCATCCTGCCCACAAAATTTCTGTTAGTGGTTGAAATTGCAACTTCGCCTTTTGCCAGAATTCCCATATGGCCTCCAAGGCACGGCCCGCATGTGGGCATGCTGAATATGGCGCCCGCGCCGACAAAAATATCCACAAGCCCTTCATGTATCGCCTGCATGTAAATCTCTTTTGTTCCCGGGAATATAAGGCACCTTACACGGGAATTTATCTTTTTGCCTTTTAAAATTTTGGCGGCTATCCTTAAATCTTCCATTCTTCCGTTTGTGCAGGAACCAATAACCGACTGATCAACCGCTATTTTGGAAAGTTTTGAAGCGGGTTTTGTATTTTCCGGCAGATGCGGGCACGATACCACAGGTTCTATTTTAGAGCAGTCATACTCTATAATATTTTCATATTTCGCGTCCTTATCGCTTGTGTATACTTTCCATTTATGCTCGGCTCGCTTTTTTACATATTCCATAGTGGTCTCATCCGGATTCATAAGGCCCGCTTTTCCGCCGGCTTCTATCGCCATGTTGGAAATTGTCAGCCTTGCGTCCATTGAAAGTTTATCAATAACCGGCCCTGTAAATTCCATAGCTTTATACAGAGCTCCGTCAACTCCGATATCACCAATGGTGTAAAGTATTAAATCTTTTGAACTTACCCATTTATTAAGCTTTCCTTTATATATAAATTTTATTGAAGGCGGTACCTTGAACCACGCTTTTCCTGTCATCATACCGAAAGCCGCGTCAGTTGAGCCTACGCCGGTTGCAAACGCGCCAAGCGCTCCGTATGTGCAGGTATGTGAATCCGCGCCTATTACAAGGTCTCCCGGCACTACCACACCCTGTTCCGGCAGAAGCGCATGCTCTATGCCGACGTCTGACTGGTCATAGTAATGCGTAATTTTCTGTTCGCGGGCGAATTCCCTTAACATCTTTGCCTGTTCCGCCGACTTTATATCCTTGTTCGGGGTAAAATGATCAGGTACAAGCGCGACTTTTGTGCGGTCCCATACTTTTGTGGCGCCGGCGCCTTTAA is a window of Candidatus Goldiibacteriota bacterium DNA encoding:
- a CDS encoding adenylosuccinate lyase, translated to MIARYTRPEMGKLWTEDAKYQSWLDVEVAVCQAWAKKGKIPKKDMASIKKNAAYNVKQIEKIEAVVRHDVIAFLTSVSKHVGASSRYVHMGMTSSDLVDSAMALRMVKACDIIIEGQKKLTAALKKLAVKHKYTVMIGRSHNIHAEPITFGLKVLIWYFEGKRNLERLIAAKEEIRVGKISGAVGNYANIDPAIELDALTRVGLKRAEIANQIIQRDRYAALMNAMAVAAASIEKITVNLRLMQHSEILETEEPFAKGQKGSSAMPHKRNPVVCENLSGLARIVRTNALAAMENIALWHERDISHSSVERIAVPDSFILMDYMLSKCTWIIENLSVFPKNMIRNMNHLKGLVFSQQVLLTLISKGISREDAYKIVQTNAMKIWAGDPEDFKTKLLNDEKVVSKMSKAEIEGIFNVDYYLKNVEEFYKRM
- a CDS encoding aspartate-semialdehyde dehydrogenase, with the translated sequence MSKQYNVAIMGATGAVGEIMRDILEERKFPVKDIKFLASERSKGKKMQYQGRDVEIEVLSPDSFKGVDIVLASAGASVSKEYVKHILDAKALIIDNSSAFRMDDDVPLVVPEVNPEDIRLNKGIIANPNCSTIIMLVPIKPIHDKAKIKRIVVSTYQATSGAGAKGMMELEQQTKDWAAGKEIKVDKFAYQILFNLIPHIDVFYEDGYTKEEMKMVNETRKIMHAPDMQITATTVRVPCLRSHSESVNIETEIKLTAKEARELLEKAQGVTVQDDIHNKKYPMPLFVSGKDDVYVGRIREDFSIDKGINLWVVGDQLRKGAALNAVQIAEVVAKEGLK
- a CDS encoding 3-isopropylmalate dehydrogenase, encoding MAKSKSYNIALMPGDGTGPEVLAEGLKVLKVAGAKYGVKLNLEKYDFGGERYKKTGETLPDSAIEELKKSDAIYLGAIGHPDVKPGILELGILLKLRFALDQYINLRPVKLYPNVDTPLKDKGPEHIDFVVIRENSGGIYTGMGGVAQKGTQNEVATQVMVYTRPVVDRCLKYAYEFTKKRNSKKKMLTLVHKNNVLTHCGDLWVRAHKEMGDKYYKGIKQDYAHVDATTMWFVKNPEFFDVIVTENLFGDIITDLGAMIQGGMGIAAGGNINPEGVSMFEPIGGSAPKYTGKNVINPLAAINAGAMMMDTLGETKMAKSIDNAVTAALASGKIKSMSAGRMGMGTKEMGDFVASLVK
- the leuD gene encoding 3-isopropylmalate dehydratase small subunit, translating into MNIKGKVWKFKDDVDTDLIIPARYLNTSDPVELAKHCMEDADKTFAGKVGKGDIIVAGKNFGCGSSREHAPVAIKAVGVSCVIAKDFARIFYRNSFNIGLPIFESEEASAKIAEGDTVEIDAAKGIIKNITKNETYKVKPIPPFMQELVEAGGLLKYAKTKYKIK
- the leuC gene encoding 3-isopropylmalate dehydratase large subunit → MGMNIAEKILAAKSGKKQVEPGELVIADIDLVLANDITAPIAIKEFKGAGATKVWDRTKVALVPDHFTPNKDIKSAEQAKMLREFAREQKITHYYDQSDVGIEHALLPEQGVVVPGDLVIGADSHTCTYGALGAFATGVGSTDAAFGMMTGKAWFKVPPSIKFIYKGKLNKWVSSKDLILYTIGDIGVDGALYKAMEFTGPVIDKLSMDARLTISNMAIEAGGKAGLMNPDETTMEYVKKRAEHKWKVYTSDKDAKYENIIEYDCSKIEPVVSCPHLPENTKPASKLSKIAVDQSVIGSCTNGRMEDLRIAAKILKGKKINSRVRCLIFPGTKEIYMQAIHEGLVDIFVGAGAIFSMPTCGPCLGGHMGILAKGEVAISTTNRNFVGRMGHTESSVYLSSPAVAAASAILGRIGTPDEIKK